One stretch of Haladaptatus sp. R4 DNA includes these proteins:
- a CDS encoding NADH-quinone oxidoreductase subunit J — MAYEMIAFALFAILTVASSMGAVLVQDVWHSALLLGVSLLSFAIHYVMLQAEFVAAMQILVYVGGVLVLITFAVMLTRRSSTEEVTNA; from the coding sequence ATGGCATATGAAATGATCGCGTTCGCGCTGTTCGCCATCCTCACGGTGGCGAGTAGCATGGGCGCAGTCCTGGTTCAGGACGTGTGGCATTCGGCGCTCTTGCTCGGCGTTTCGCTGCTGAGCTTCGCCATCCACTACGTTATGTTACAGGCGGAGTTCGTTGCTGCGATGCAGATTCTCGTCTACGTCGGCGGGGTTCTCGTCCTGATAACGTTCGCCGTCATGCTCACACGTCGTTCAAGTACAGAGGAGGTGACTAACGCATGA
- a CDS encoding NADH dehydrogenase, translating into MTSRPRMRDPSTMLPGLVAVALFVVLAVVFLGASFGDARGFASGANITASIGYSMFNIGTVGGETLVHGEGFLAAFEVIDLVLVAALVGAVMLASREDSGILTTATSPLRTDGGRTKGGDEE; encoded by the coding sequence ATGACATCACGGCCACGAATGCGCGACCCGAGTACGATGCTTCCCGGCCTCGTCGCGGTTGCGCTGTTCGTCGTTCTCGCCGTCGTGTTCCTCGGTGCGTCGTTCGGCGACGCACGCGGTTTCGCAAGTGGGGCCAACATCACGGCGAGCATCGGCTATTCGATGTTCAATATCGGCACCGTCGGCGGGGAGACCCTCGTCCACGGCGAGGGATTCCTCGCCGCGTTCGAGGTTATCGACCTCGTGCTCGTCGCGGCGCTGGTGGGTGCGGTCATGCTCGCCAGCCGCGAGGATAGTGGCATACTCACGACCGCCACCTCGCCGCTTCGAACCGACGGCGGCCGGACGAAAGGAGGTGACGAGGAATAA
- the nuoK gene encoding NADH-quinone oxidoreductase subunit NuoK, translated as MAAVPVQYYLLLSAAVFCTGLFGILTRKNAMMFLISVELMLNAANINLVAFSHYYGNVTGQTFSLFTLALAAAEVAVGIGIILVLYRNFNDVDVTQATTMRW; from the coding sequence ATGGCAGCAGTACCTGTCCAATACTACCTCCTGCTTTCGGCGGCCGTGTTCTGCACGGGGTTGTTCGGCATCCTCACCCGGAAGAACGCGATGATGTTCCTCATCAGCGTCGAGTTGATGCTCAACGCGGCGAACATCAACCTCGTCGCGTTCTCCCACTACTACGGCAACGTGACCGGCCAGACGTTCAGTCTGTTCACGTTGGCGCTCGCGGCCGCGGAGGTCGCGGTCGGGATCGGCATCATCCTCGTACTGTATCGTAACTTCAACGACGTGGACGTGACCCAAGCGACGACCATGAGGTGGTAA
- the nuoL gene encoding NADH-quinone oxidoreductase subunit L: protein MTATAFQLAPVIALLPFISFLIAMLGGEFARKMLPKGGAIPGIIATGGSLLLSLWAFLTVSGGNTYHEMITWVPGDAYDTFTFHFGIFIDPLSALMLVIVSLIAFLVHIFSLGYMNDEGEIGLPRYYAGLGLFAFSMLAFVFSDNLLMSFMFFELVGFCSYLLIGFWFREQGPPSAAKKAFLMTRFGDYFFFIGVVAVFATFGTAQFAGSNSFAHMADQAMSGSGNATLLFGLDPKTWFSIIGLLVLGGVLGKSAQFPLHTWLPDAMEGPTPVSALIHAATMVAAGVYLVARMYGFYALLPQVLAIIAFIGGFTALFAATMGVVKQELKQVLAYSTISQYGYMMLALGSGGYVAATFHLMTHAFFKALLFLGAGSVIIAMHHNENMWDMGGLKDRMPVTYWTFLAGSLALAGIVPFAGFWSKDEVLYEALVHGMGGNPLLLVAYAMGLIAVFFTGFYTFRMVFLTFHGEPRTDTARDPKGVGWNVKFPLVVLGILATVGGLVNMGPVANLLDASNIEFLHAWLDGPVASTSVHHYEELVNATYGEPASFSSLISSLVSLAFALAGLALAWSLYNVPEPVEHTDKLGGAKTLLFNNYYQDEYQVWLATGITLPVARAVDKFDQGVIDGVVNGVSSVSLFGGSRVKRVQDGIVTNYALMLVLSFVILLLILGFTGGWF from the coding sequence ATGACGGCAACTGCATTCCAACTGGCACCCGTCATCGCACTCCTGCCGTTCATCTCGTTCCTGATAGCGATGCTCGGCGGCGAGTTCGCCCGCAAGATGCTGCCGAAAGGCGGCGCGATTCCGGGCATCATCGCGACCGGTGGATCGCTTCTCCTGTCGCTGTGGGCGTTCCTCACGGTGAGCGGCGGGAACACCTACCACGAGATGATCACGTGGGTTCCGGGTGACGCGTACGATACCTTCACCTTCCACTTCGGTATCTTCATCGACCCGCTGTCGGCGTTGATGCTCGTCATCGTCTCGCTCATCGCGTTCCTCGTCCACATCTTCAGTCTGGGATACATGAACGACGAGGGCGAAATCGGGCTGCCGCGCTACTACGCCGGTCTCGGACTGTTCGCCTTCAGCATGCTCGCGTTCGTCTTCTCGGACAACCTGCTGATGTCGTTCATGTTCTTCGAACTCGTCGGGTTCTGTTCGTACCTGCTCATCGGGTTCTGGTTCCGCGAACAGGGACCGCCGAGCGCCGCGAAGAAGGCGTTCCTCATGACGCGCTTCGGGGACTACTTCTTCTTCATCGGCGTGGTGGCCGTGTTCGCCACCTTCGGCACGGCCCAGTTCGCTGGAAGCAACTCGTTCGCGCATATGGCCGACCAGGCCATGTCGGGGAGCGGAAACGCGACCCTCCTCTTCGGTCTCGATCCGAAGACGTGGTTCTCGATCATCGGTCTCCTCGTGTTGGGCGGCGTGCTCGGGAAATCCGCACAGTTCCCGCTCCACACGTGGCTTCCCGACGCGATGGAAGGCCCGACGCCCGTCTCCGCGCTGATCCACGCCGCGACCATGGTCGCGGCGGGTGTGTATCTCGTCGCGCGGATGTACGGCTTCTACGCCCTGCTCCCGCAGGTGCTCGCCATCATCGCGTTCATCGGTGGCTTCACGGCGCTGTTCGCGGCGACGATGGGCGTCGTCAAACAGGAACTCAAACAGGTGCTCGCGTACTCCACCATCTCCCAGTACGGGTATATGATGCTCGCACTGGGGTCGGGTGGGTACGTCGCGGCGACCTTCCACCTGATGACCCACGCCTTCTTTAAGGCGCTCCTGTTCCTCGGAGCGGGGTCGGTCATCATCGCCATGCACCACAACGAGAACATGTGGGACATGGGCGGTCTCAAAGACCGAATGCCCGTCACGTACTGGACGTTCCTCGCCGGGTCGCTCGCGCTCGCGGGCATCGTTCCGTTCGCCGGGTTCTGGTCGAAGGACGAGGTGCTCTACGAGGCGCTCGTCCACGGCATGGGCGGCAACCCGCTGTTGCTCGTCGCGTACGCGATGGGTCTCATCGCCGTGTTCTTCACCGGGTTCTACACCTTCCGGATGGTCTTCTTGACCTTCCACGGCGAACCCCGGACCGACACGGCGCGTGACCCGAAGGGCGTGGGTTGGAACGTGAAGTTCCCGCTCGTCGTCCTCGGCATCCTCGCGACGGTCGGTGGCCTCGTCAACATGGGACCGGTTGCGAACCTGCTCGACGCGTCGAACATCGAGTTCCTACACGCGTGGCTCGACGGACCGGTCGCCTCGACCAGCGTCCACCACTACGAGGAACTCGTCAACGCCACGTACGGCGAACCGGCGTCGTTCTCGTCGCTGATTTCGAGCCTCGTGTCGCTCGCGTTCGCGCTCGCGGGCCTCGCGCTCGCGTGGTCGCTCTACAACGTTCCCGAACCTGTCGAGCACACGGACAAGTTGGGCGGCGCGAAGACGCTGCTGTTCAACAACTACTACCAGGACGAGTATCAGGTCTGGCTCGCGACCGGAATCACGCTTCCGGTGGCACGCGCGGTGGACAAGTTCGATCAGGGCGTCATCGACGGCGTGGTCAACGGCGTCTCCAGCGTGAGCCTATTCGGCGGCAGTCGAGTGAAGCGGGTACAGGACGGCATCGTGACGAACTACGCGCTCATGTTGGTGCTCTCGTTCGTCATCCTGCTTCTCATCCTCGGCTTCACCGGAGGTTGGTTTTAG
- a CDS encoding NuoM family protein produces MIVEALLAVTLVSAFATFLAPDKVAGKLAFVLSLLPAAGSIWMYSAFDGSGNALLGGTLAFEETFKWVSFGQYTLNWHVGLDGISMPLLLLTTILTPLAILSAWTPIQSRESQFYGLMLFTEVCLIGLFSALDFFVWFVFWELVLVPMYLLIGVWGGPRRKYAAIKFFVYTNVGSLLMFIGFIGLVFGLGDSIHSLSMPAIAQALNGGQLGSLGGIAPSTLKTLAFFAIFIGFGVKVAVIPLHTWLPDTYAEAPTPVVIMLSSLLLKMGTYALLRFNFTMLPDVAKQYAFIIALVAVVTVIYGALLALAQSDLKRIVAYSSISSTGYIVLGLVAFTMYGIGGATLQMVAHGLISGLMFMAVGVIYNKTGTRMVSDMSGLADEMPITVTLFVAGAFGYMGLPLMAGFTAEFFIFVGAFHSTVLAGNALALFTAVAMFGIVIVAGYLLFAMQQTLFGPFKLENGTEVSRASFHDVAPLVVLVLLIILLGVQPNILYQMIQDAVGKMALVTGGGF; encoded by the coding sequence ATGATAGTCGAAGCACTTCTCGCGGTAACGTTGGTCAGCGCGTTCGCGACCTTCCTCGCACCGGACAAGGTCGCGGGGAAACTCGCGTTCGTGCTGAGTCTGCTCCCGGCGGCCGGGAGCATCTGGATGTACAGTGCCTTCGACGGCAGCGGTAACGCCCTGTTGGGCGGGACGCTCGCCTTCGAAGAGACGTTCAAGTGGGTCTCGTTCGGGCAGTACACGCTGAACTGGCACGTCGGACTCGACGGCATCAGCATGCCGCTGTTGTTGTTGACGACGATTCTCACGCCGCTTGCGATTCTATCGGCGTGGACGCCGATTCAGTCCCGTGAGAGCCAGTTCTACGGCCTGATGCTGTTCACCGAAGTGTGTCTCATCGGCCTCTTCTCGGCGCTCGACTTCTTCGTCTGGTTCGTCTTCTGGGAACTCGTGTTGGTCCCGATGTACCTGCTCATCGGCGTGTGGGGCGGCCCACGGCGCAAGTACGCGGCGATCAAGTTCTTCGTCTACACGAACGTCGGGTCGCTGCTGATGTTCATCGGGTTCATCGGTCTCGTCTTCGGACTGGGCGACTCCATCCACTCCCTCAGCATGCCCGCAATCGCGCAGGCGCTGAACGGCGGACAGTTGGGAAGCCTCGGCGGCATCGCCCCGAGCACGCTGAAGACGCTGGCGTTCTTCGCCATCTTCATCGGATTCGGCGTGAAGGTGGCCGTCATTCCGCTCCACACGTGGTTGCCGGACACCTACGCCGAAGCGCCGACGCCGGTCGTCATCATGCTGTCCAGCCTACTCCTGAAGATGGGGACGTACGCGCTGTTGCGCTTCAACTTCACCATGCTTCCGGACGTGGCGAAACAGTACGCGTTCATCATCGCCCTCGTGGCGGTTGTCACCGTCATCTACGGTGCGCTGCTCGCGCTGGCACAGTCGGACCTGAAACGGATCGTGGCGTACTCCTCGATTTCGTCGACGGGGTACATCGTTCTCGGACTGGTCGCGTTCACGATGTACGGCATCGGTGGCGCGACCCTCCAGATGGTCGCCCACGGCCTCATCTCGGGACTGATGTTCATGGCCGTCGGCGTCATCTACAACAAAACGGGGACCCGGATGGTCTCGGACATGTCCGGGTTGGCCGACGAGATGCCGATCACGGTCACCCTGTTCGTCGCGGGTGCGTTCGGCTACATGGGCCTGCCGTTGATGGCCGGTTTCACGGCGGAGTTCTTCATCTTCGTCGGGGCCTTCCACTCGACGGTGCTCGCGGGCAACGCGCTCGCACTGTTCACTGCGGTGGCGATGTTCGGCATCGTCATCGTGGCCGGTTATCTGCTGTTCGCGATGCAACAGACCCTCTTCGGGCCGTTCAAGCTCGAAAACGGCACCGAAGTCAGTCGTGCGTCGTTCCACGACGTCGCACCGCTCGTCGTGCTCGTCCTGCTCATCATCCTGCTCGGTGTGCAACCGAACATCCTCTATCAGATGATTCAGGACGCCGTGGGTAAGATGGCGCTCGTCACGGGAGGTGGGTTCTGA
- a CDS encoding winged helix-turn-helix domain-containing protein, protein MTDDDSESLPPAEAFALFADETRVAIIEALAEEATIEGTDGPSFAELRRAVGVSDAGQFNYHLSKLRDRFVVKRDGKYYPRYAALKLVGAIREGAFTDRTESRSATLEHTCPQCERSLTGIYENGLVRTECDEHDMVFQTSVPPQAAANRSVSEIVAFANVESQHHIQKAVDGTCFLCSGSMSVEKPHWTDGDSLVTRIDCDSCWMRMHLPVESSVIRHPAIVSYFYEQGIDVREVPFLSFDFVRSETQTDVVSEDPYRIRIEVGPEEDAPTLTLDEELNVVDVS, encoded by the coding sequence GTGACCGACGACGATTCCGAGTCGCTCCCACCGGCAGAGGCGTTCGCGCTGTTCGCCGACGAGACGCGAGTCGCCATCATCGAAGCGCTCGCGGAGGAGGCAACTATCGAAGGAACTGACGGCCCTTCGTTTGCGGAACTCAGGCGAGCGGTTGGCGTTTCCGATGCTGGACAGTTCAACTATCACCTCTCGAAACTCCGTGATCGATTCGTCGTCAAACGCGACGGGAAGTACTATCCTCGATACGCCGCACTCAAACTCGTCGGAGCGATACGGGAAGGGGCGTTCACCGACCGAACGGAGTCGCGGTCAGCGACGCTCGAACACACGTGTCCCCAGTGTGAGCGGTCTTTGACGGGCATCTACGAGAACGGTCTCGTGCGAACCGAATGTGACGAACACGACATGGTATTCCAAACGAGCGTTCCGCCGCAGGCCGCCGCGAACCGATCGGTTTCGGAAATCGTCGCGTTCGCCAACGTGGAGTCACAACACCACATCCAGAAGGCGGTCGATGGGACGTGTTTCCTCTGTAGCGGGTCGATGTCCGTGGAGAAACCTCACTGGACGGACGGCGACAGCCTCGTCACACGAATCGACTGTGATTCCTGTTGGATGCGAATGCACTTGCCCGTCGAAAGTTCGGTCATCCGCCATCCCGCTATCGTCTCGTACTTTTACGAACAGGGAATCGACGTGCGGGAAGTCCCGTTTCTCTCGTTCGATTTCGTTCGAAGCGAGACTCAGACGGACGTCGTCTCGGAGGACCCGTACCGAATTCGTATCGAAGTCGGACCGGAGGAGGACGCACCGACGCTGACGCTCGACGAGGAACTGAACGTCGTGGATGTAAGCTGA
- a CDS encoding ABC transporter ATP-binding protein, whose product MSIESPRAESKADEATGANGEAATGTTEGETESILRVENLQKRYGDGVDAVTAVDGVSFDVERGSVVGLLGPNGAGKTTTIKSILGLIIPSGGRVIVDGIDVHADTKRAYRHVGAMLEGARNVYWRLTVRENLDFFAALAGQRPADTRERHDQLLDQFDLSDKADTAVRELSRGMKQKVSLACTLARDVDVVFLDEPTLGLDVESSLELRAELRNLADETGTTVLLSSHDMDVIEDICDRVIIMSDGHVVADDSPDNLLDLFHTQAYAVQVASEISAATRRHLEDAFDATEFERQADRERFVVSVTGDEFYELADCLRENGLTVASMASVEPDLEDVFLSITDDTGGEGA is encoded by the coding sequence ATGAGCATCGAATCGCCCCGAGCGGAGTCGAAAGCCGACGAGGCGACGGGAGCGAACGGAGAAGCGGCAACGGGAACGACGGAGGGCGAGACGGAATCCATCCTCCGCGTCGAAAACCTGCAGAAACGATACGGGGACGGGGTGGATGCGGTCACTGCCGTTGACGGCGTCTCGTTCGACGTGGAGCGGGGGTCCGTCGTCGGACTGCTCGGTCCGAACGGGGCAGGGAAGACGACGACCATCAAATCGATCCTCGGACTGATCATTCCCTCCGGCGGTCGGGTGATCGTCGACGGTATCGACGTACACGCCGACACGAAGCGAGCATATCGTCACGTCGGCGCGATGCTGGAGGGCGCACGCAACGTTTACTGGCGACTGACCGTCCGGGAGAATTTGGATTTCTTCGCGGCGCTGGCCGGGCAACGTCCCGCCGATACCCGCGAGCGTCACGACCAACTCCTCGACCAGTTCGACCTCTCGGACAAGGCCGACACCGCGGTTCGAGAACTGTCCCGCGGGATGAAACAGAAGGTGTCGCTCGCCTGCACGCTGGCCCGCGACGTGGACGTCGTCTTCCTCGACGAACCGACCCTCGGGTTGGACGTCGAGAGTTCGCTCGAACTGCGGGCCGAACTCCGCAATCTGGCTGACGAAACGGGAACGACCGTCCTCCTTTCGAGCCACGACATGGATGTCATCGAAGACATCTGCGACCGCGTCATCATCATGAGCGACGGTCACGTCGTCGCCGACGACAGCCCCGACAACCTGCTCGATCTATTCCACACACAGGCCTACGCGGTGCAGGTGGCGAGCGAGATTTCCGCTGCGACGCGTCGCCATCTCGAAGACGCGTTCGACGCGACGGAGTTCGAACGGCAGGCCGACCGCGAGCGGTTCGTCGTCTCCGTGACGGGCGACGAATTCTACGAGTTGGCCGACTGCCTCCGCGAGAACGGTCTCACGGTCGCGTCGATGGCGTCCGTCGAACCCGATCTGGAGGACGTGTTCCTCAGCATCACCGACGACACAGGAGGTGAGGGCGCGTGA
- a CDS encoding ABC transporter yields MSYGSEGSNAASDSDVAGVLTLFAAVLRKRVLLLVRYPMNTLAQIVTVYLFFAVIFFGGKAAAGSIGAASALSGTFGGLIVGWFLWTMALAAYFSLATSITREAQWGTLEQLYMSPYGFGAVMVSSVVAYLLESMLWGAIILPLMLVTTGQHLAVDLLTVVPIVVLTLLPVVGIGFVFAGLALLYKRIENVSQLMQFVLIGLIAAPVADFEPLRYLPLVQGSAMLQRAMQNGVRLWQFPATDLAILVAAAVGYCLLGFYVFTLAARRARRQGVLGHY; encoded by the coding sequence GTGAGCTACGGGTCTGAAGGGTCGAACGCGGCGTCGGATTCGGACGTCGCCGGGGTGCTGACGCTCTTCGCGGCCGTCCTCCGCAAGCGCGTGCTTCTCTTGGTTCGCTATCCGATGAACACGCTCGCACAGATCGTGACCGTCTACCTCTTCTTCGCCGTTATCTTCTTCGGCGGGAAGGCGGCCGCCGGGAGCATCGGCGCTGCGAGCGCACTCTCCGGCACGTTCGGGGGTCTCATCGTCGGGTGGTTCCTGTGGACGATGGCGCTGGCGGCGTACTTCAGCCTCGCAACGAGCATCACCCGCGAGGCACAGTGGGGCACGCTCGAACAGTTGTACATGTCCCCGTACGGATTCGGGGCGGTGATGGTGTCGAGCGTCGTCGCGTACCTCCTCGAAAGCATGCTGTGGGGCGCGATCATCCTCCCGCTGATGCTCGTGACGACCGGGCAGCACCTCGCCGTCGATCTGCTGACCGTCGTTCCCATCGTCGTCCTGACGCTGCTTCCCGTGGTCGGCATCGGGTTTGTCTTCGCCGGACTCGCGCTGTTGTACAAGCGCATCGAAAACGTCTCGCAGTTGATGCAGTTCGTCCTCATCGGCCTCATCGCGGCCCCCGTGGCCGACTTCGAACCGCTCCGCTACCTCCCGCTGGTGCAGGGAAGCGCGATGCTTCAGCGAGCGATGCAGAACGGGGTCCGTCTGTGGCAGTTTCCCGCGACCGACCTCGCTATCCTCGTCGCCGCCGCGGTCGGTTACTGTCTGCTCGGCTTCTACGTCTTCACGCTGGCCGCGCGCCGCGCTCGACGACAGGGCGTGTTGGGCCACTACTGA
- a CDS encoding methylmalonyl-CoA mutase, protein MYDEDDLREIRQGKEEWEEDTRSPVLERFGERKERFATVSNLEVEDLYDPSDVGDIDYEEELGYPGEDPYTRGVYPTMYRGRTWTMRQFAGFGTAEETNDRFHYLIENGQTGLSTAFDMPSLMGKDSDDPLSDGEVGKEGVAVDTLRDMEILFDGIDLDEVSTSFTINPSAPVIFAMYVALADQQGVPRDEIRGTFQNDMLKEFIAQKEWVIPPEPSLHTVTDTVEFAVEETPNIKPISISGYHIREAGSTAVQELAFTLADGFAYVEDAMERGLDVDEFAPQLSFFFNSHNSIFEEVAKFRAARRIYSTVMDEWYGAESEKSKQLKFHTQTAGQSLTAQQPLNNIVRVTIQALAGVLGGTQSLHTNSFDEALALPSEQAVRVALRTQQIIAEESGAADIIDPLGGSFAVESLTEEVEEKTMAYIEEIKEMGDGSVRDGVLEGIDRGYFHREIQEASYEYQERVEDGEEIVVGVNKYDIEEDTKPDILQVDEETQNRQLARLEEVKEERDDDAVEAALDDLQDAIDDDENVMPAIVDAVKEYATMGEIMAVFEAEHGAYQEKIGLA, encoded by the coding sequence ATGTACGACGAGGATGACCTGCGGGAGATCCGGCAGGGAAAAGAGGAGTGGGAGGAGGATACTCGTTCTCCTGTATTGGAGCGGTTCGGCGAGCGGAAAGAGCGGTTCGCGACCGTCTCGAACCTCGAAGTCGAGGACCTGTACGACCCGTCCGACGTGGGCGACATCGACTACGAGGAGGAGTTGGGCTACCCCGGCGAGGACCCGTACACGCGCGGCGTCTACCCGACGATGTACCGCGGTCGGACGTGGACCATGCGCCAGTTCGCCGGGTTCGGGACGGCCGAGGAGACCAACGACCGGTTCCACTACCTCATCGAGAACGGCCAGACCGGCCTCTCGACTGCCTTCGACATGCCGAGCCTGATGGGCAAGGACTCGGACGACCCGCTGTCGGACGGTGAGGTCGGCAAGGAAGGCGTGGCGGTGGACACCCTCCGCGACATGGAAATCCTCTTCGACGGCATCGACCTGGATGAAGTTTCGACCAGTTTCACCATCAACCCGAGCGCGCCGGTCATCTTCGCCATGTACGTCGCGCTGGCCGACCAGCAGGGCGTCCCCCGCGACGAGATTCGCGGCACGTTCCAGAACGACATGCTGAAGGAGTTCATCGCACAGAAGGAGTGGGTCATCCCGCCGGAACCGTCGCTCCACACCGTCACCGACACCGTCGAGTTCGCGGTGGAGGAGACGCCGAACATCAAACCCATCTCGATTTCGGGCTACCACATCCGCGAGGCCGGTTCGACGGCGGTGCAGGAACTCGCCTTCACCCTCGCCGACGGTTTCGCCTACGTGGAGGACGCGATGGAGCGTGGACTGGACGTCGACGAGTTCGCGCCCCAACTCTCCTTTTTCTTCAACTCGCACAACTCCATCTTCGAGGAGGTGGCGAAGTTCCGGGCCGCCCGTCGCATCTACTCGACCGTGATGGACGAGTGGTACGGCGCGGAGTCCGAGAAGTCGAAACAGCTCAAGTTCCACACCCAGACGGCCGGGCAGTCGTTGACCGCCCAACAGCCGCTGAACAACATCGTCCGCGTGACGATTCAGGCGCTGGCTGGCGTCCTCGGCGGCACCCAGAGCCTCCACACGAACAGCTTCGACGAGGCGCTGGCGCTCCCGAGCGAGCAGGCGGTCCGCGTCGCCCTGCGAACCCAGCAGATCATCGCCGAGGAGAGCGGCGCGGCGGACATCATCGACCCGCTCGGCGGCAGTTTCGCCGTCGAGTCGCTGACCGAAGAGGTGGAGGAAAAGACGATGGCCTACATCGAGGAGATCAAGGAGATGGGCGACGGTTCGGTGCGAGACGGCGTCCTCGAAGGCATCGACCGCGGCTACTTCCACCGCGAGATTCAGGAGGCCTCCTACGAGTACCAGGAGCGCGTCGAGGACGGCGAGGAGATCGTCGTCGGCGTCAACAAGTACGACATCGAGGAGGACACGAAACCGGACATCCTGCAGGTGGACGAGGAGACCCAGAACCGCCAACTCGCCCGGTTGGAGGAGGTCAAGGAGGAGCGCGACGACGACGCCGTCGAAGCGGCGCTCGACGACCTCCAAGACGCCATCGACGACGACGAAAACGTCATGCCGGCCATCGTTGACGCGGTGAAGGAGTACGCCACGATGGGCGAGATCATGGCCGTGTTCGAGGCCGAACACGGCGCGTATCAGGAGAAGATCGGACTGGCGTAA
- a CDS encoding molybdopterin-binding protein, whose amino-acid sequence MEVAILTVGDEILAGDTVNTNATWLAAEIHDRGGSVRRIMTVPDDIEIIADRVREWHESFDAVIVTGGLGGTPDDVTMDAVAMALDREPVLDTEVRDALKEKTRKFVEKNPELTDEYELDLSADEAAELPKGGRPLVTDAGWAPGCAVANVYVFPGIPREMKAMFELVADEFGGDVVSETMYTPAPEGALGGTLEAARDRFDVAIGSYPGRDDDPGRLKVTSTDADEVAAAAAWLRENVETLTNTTNPDEVADEGGPVDDENGGKSSEATESKRQ is encoded by the coding sequence ATGGAAGTCGCGATTCTCACGGTCGGCGACGAGATCCTCGCGGGGGACACGGTGAACACGAACGCGACGTGGTTAGCGGCGGAGATCCACGACAGGGGTGGGTCGGTTCGCCGAATCATGACCGTTCCCGACGACATCGAAATCATCGCGGACCGGGTCCGCGAGTGGCACGAATCGTTCGACGCCGTCATCGTCACCGGCGGTCTCGGCGGAACACCTGACGACGTGACGATGGACGCGGTTGCGATGGCGCTCGACCGAGAACCAGTCCTCGACACCGAGGTGCGGGATGCGCTCAAGGAGAAAACGCGGAAATTCGTCGAGAAAAACCCCGAGTTGACCGACGAGTACGAACTCGACCTGAGCGCCGACGAGGCGGCCGAACTTCCGAAGGGTGGCCGACCGCTCGTGACTGACGCGGGGTGGGCACCCGGTTGTGCGGTGGCGAACGTCTACGTCTTCCCGGGCATCCCGCGCGAGATGAAGGCCATGTTCGAACTCGTCGCGGACGAGTTCGGCGGCGACGTCGTCTCCGAAACGATGTACACGCCCGCACCCGAGGGAGCGCTCGGCGGGACGCTCGAAGCGGCGCGGGACCGGTTCGACGTCGCCATCGGAAGCTATCCGGGCCGGGACGACGATCCCGGACGCCTGAAGGTGACGTCGACGGACGCCGACGAGGTCGCCGCCGCTGCCGCGTGGTTGCGAGAGAATGTCGAGACTTTGACAAACACGACGAATCCGGATGAAGTGGCCGATGAAGGGGGACCAGTGGACGACGAAAACGGTGGAAAATCGAGTGAAGCGACAGAGTCGAAGCGGCAGTAG